The sequence ATTTGGAGTTAAATTGGTAAACGTAAAAGTATTAGATAAAATTCCATTAACAACCGTTCCGTTTGAGATCGATTGTCCTGAAAGTACATAAAGTAAATCGGTTGTAATACTAGGATTCCAAGTAGCTATTGCACTATTATCAGTAATTGAACTGACTTGGAACGCACACAAATCTCCATTTTCATAAGCACCCATATCAATAGTCGTGTTCACTATTCTTGGATTATTATTCAAATCTGTTGTTAAACTTAGATAAGTATTATCTCCGGTATCTTTAGCTGGAGACGCATTCGTTAATTGAAAATCCGAAGTACTCACAAAAAGCGGATTTGCAGTAACAATATTCGATTTGGTTGGAACAGCAGAAAAATTGTCACTATCTAACGAATTATAAGCACTCAAAATAGTTGGAAAAGCATCTAATATATTATTTACAGCCATTGATGTTGCTCCACCAACTCCAGTATTATTCCAAAAAATACAATTGTAAATTGAACTATTCAAGTAAACAGCAGCTGAACCATTTTTAGAAAGTCCGATTGTTCCACGATTTACCACGAAAGAATTAGTTCCAGAATCTACGTTATTCACATACGTATTATTCACAAAATTAGCATTTACAGTTGACCCAGCAGAGTAGGCTCTAAACCAACCTGCACTTCCAGCATAGCCTTTTGTTGCTCCATTATCAATCGCTTTATTGTTTTCAAATAACGAATTTCTAATATCTACATTCACAGAAACATTAGCCACATTTGTATATTGGTAAAAAGAAGTAGCATAAGTCGCTAGGTTATTTATAAATTTAGTATTCTCAACTAATAAAAAACCAGAAACATCAAATCGAGCATGAACACCTGCTGCCGCATTTAAACTGACATTATTTTTAAATTCACAATTTCTAATCGTTAGACTTCCGAAAGTATCACCTCTATACAAAGCAGCACCAGAGGAATGCACTCCTACACCATTTGCGTGACCATCAGAAAGTATTAATCCATCAACAATTGCATTGTTTGCATTTATCACCATTAAATGTTGGCTGTTATCATTTCTGGTTGTATTAGAGAATGCAACGGTTGCATTATCATTAGCTAATAAATCACCCGACAAAATCGTTGGATTTGCAATCCAATCTCTTTCAGACAATTGTGTTTCTGTACCATTAAAACCTCCATAAACAGCTGTATTAGCATCATCAATTAAAAAAGTAGCATTAACACCTGTATTAGCAGGTCTGTATGTTCCACCAGCAATCCAAACAGTTCTGTTACTTGATGCTATTGAATTTAGTGCTACTTGTAAATCTACATAAGCATCTGTCCATGAAGTTCCGTTATTAGCACCTGTTGCTGCATGATTAACATAAATAGTTTGACCTTGCACTAACGAACATATACTTGTGATTAATAAAAGTAAAATTGCTCTCATAATAAAAATTTTATAGTTTATGATAACAAAATTGCGCATAAAAAAAAGTCGTAGTAAAACGACTTTCTGAAACTGGGTTTTGACTTGCTAAAGTCATTACCCTATATTTTGTACAATTGTTAAGAACTCTTCTTTTTTTTCATTTGAGATGGAAACCGATTTATCATTATCCATAATTATATAACCTCCATCTTTCTTAATATATTCTTTAATGTACTTTAAATTAATTAGGTAAGAGCGATGTGGTTTGTAAAAATTAGATTGCAGCTCTAGTACTTCCACAAAATGTTTTAAAGGTTTACACACTAGTAATTCCGTTTCTTTTGTAGTACTCACTTTGGTATACATCCCATCAGCTTCAAAAAGAATAATATCATCAAAATTAACAAACTTAAATCCGTCTGAGAAAGGCAATCCTATTTTATTAAAATTAGCCGATTTTAAACTCCTTTTTAGTTCTTCCAACTTGGTGCTAATTTCAGATTTCCCTATTTGCTGAATTGCTTTTTCCACGGCCTCTTTTACTGTTTCCGCTCGTAAAGGCTTCAATAAATAATCTATTGCAGACAACTGAAAGGCTTTAATCGCATACTCGCTGTAAGCTGTAGTGAAAATAATTTCAAAATTTAATTCGTCTTTATTGACAAAGTCTAAAATTTCTAAACCAGAATGTTCTGGCATTTCTATATCTAAAAAAACAATTTGCGGGCAATGCTCTTTGATTAATTGCACTCCAGAAAGCAAATCTTCAGCTTGAAAAATCGCATCAATTTTAGTCGTATTCTCTTTAATTAAAATTTCCAGCAGATTTCTTGCTTTTGGTTCATCATCAATAATTATTGCTTTCATATTTTCATTTTAATATTGGAATTAACAAAGTGACTTTCGTCCCTATTGGCTCTTTATTTTCATTTGCTAAATCTTCAATAGTAACTCCTATTTTTATTTCTTTACCGAAATTTAGCAATTCTAACCTATTTTGATTGGCTTTAGTCGCAAAAGATTGGTGTTTATTATTACGCAATTGAGCAGCTTTATTTCTTCCTACACCATTATCTAAAACAATACATTTTAGCATTTGTTCTTCTTTTAAAATTTCAAAAAATATTTCAAGAACTCTGTCAGTTTTTTTATGAAGTAAGCCATGCTTAATAGCATTTTCAACATAAGGTTGAATAAGCATTGTAGGAATTTTTACATCTTCATTACTTTCTAAACTAATAATCTTATAAGTAAATTTATCTTCAAATCGTAGTTTTTCTAATTCCAAATAAATATTTAAACATTCTATTTCTTCTCTTAAAGAAATGTAACCTTTAGAGCTATGATCTAAATAGGCACGAATTAAATCTGCAAATTTGGCCAAATAAGAGCTGGCTAAATTCTTTTGATTTAAAACAATGTACTCCTGAATAGAATTCAAAGCATTAAAAATAAAATGAGGATTCATTTGTGATTTTAAATTTTCTAGTTTAAGAATCGCCAACTCATTTTCAAATTTAGCATTTTTCAAAGCCAGTTCTTTTTCTTTTTCTTTTACAGCTAATTTATTTCTATAAAAAAATATAATTAAACCAAAAGCAACTAAAACAATACTTAAAACGAACCACCATTTTTTCCAATATGGTTGATTAATTTGAAAACTAATTTTTTCTGAAATATATTTAGTTCCATTACTACTTTTAGCTCTAATTTCAAAAATATATTCTTTTGAAGGTAGACTAGTAAAATTTACAAAGTTCAAATTTCTATCTAATAAAATCCACTCATCACTTAGACCTAATAATCTATATTCAAACAATAATTCATCTTCTGGATAATAGCCATTAACATGAAAAGTAATTTTGATTCTATTTTTATCATAAGGTAAAGTATAATTTGCTTGTACAATGGTGTCTTTTTCATTTATTGTAATCGTTTTTATATAAACTTCCTTAGAACGATAACTCTTGGGAACTATATTTTTATCAATTATAAAAACACTTTCTTGACTCGCTAATAAAATACTTTTATCATCAACAATTACTCCTTTTATATTACCAATAGAGGAATTATTTATTGAAGATGATTTAAAAACATTAGAATTAGAATCAAAAATTTGAATTCCTTTATCGGTTACAATCCACAAATCATTACTATCAGATTTTATTTCTTGAATAATATTAGATTTCAAACCATTCGTTAGATCCAGTTTGTGTACAAATTTATTGTTTTTGTATCCTAATATTCCTTCGGAAAAGGTAGCTATCCAAACTATATTATTAGCTGTCTGACAAATATCTTTTGCCGTGATACTTTTATTATTAAATTTTAAAACTTTAGGTAAAAAAAGACTATCATAAACCACTAAATTATCTACATAAGAAACAAATATTTCAGTATTACTATTCTCTGAAAAAGAACGATACGCTCTACTGTAATTTAAATCTTTTACTTTTAATAGCGCATTGTTTTCAAATTTCAAAACTGTAGCTCTATCAAAACCAGCATAAATAATTTGATTGGTATTCGCTATTTGCTGTAAATCTTTTGCATTATTCAAGCTTTGTAATGGAACTAATTTTTTTGAAATTAAACAATAGCTAAATCCTGATCCTTCTGTACTTATCAATAAAGTATTTTCTTCTTTTAAAAATAATAATGCCGAAATTTTTCTCTTATTCTTAATTTCAACTTTATCTTTCAAACCTGTTTTTAGGTCTAACACAAATAAATTTCCTTTAGTGGTTCCAATAGCAATCTTTGAAATTGAAATTTTCTCTACTGCTGAAACAACTTCATTACTAACTACATTTTTATAGGACTTAATTTGCAAACTTGGAATTATATAAATACCATTATTTAGTGTCGAAACCCAAACTGTTTTATTTTCATCAACGATACTTTTTGTAATAAAATCATCTCTAAAAACAACATCTTTTAATGCAATCTGACTCTTATTTTTATTTACTATTACAATTCCTGTTGAAGTGCACAACCATAAATCTTTATCTTTTTGTGAGACGCTTATAATCCTATTATTTTTCAATTCGTCGGGAAATGCAATAGCTACTAAACTACTTTCTTGTATTTTAAAGAATTGGTTTTCGTTTGAAATATTATCATACAAAGACAAATAGAATTCTTCTTGATAAATAAAAAACTTTGGAATTACATTACTTCCAAATGTATCAGTATTATAATTTAATTTTGAGATAGTATTTGCTTTTGAGATAGTAAAAACAGAATCATCAACAGTAAAAAAAATTCTATCATTTAATTGATAAGGTGCTCTAATAATTGGATACTTGGAATCTGAAGGCACAACTATTCTCTCTCTTTTTTTTGTTTTTAAATTAACCGAAAAAAGAGTTGCACTTGAGAATATAAATAGTCGGTTCCCTAGAAACAAAAACTCAGCTAATTCTCCTTTCAATTCGTTTTTTAAATCTAAAAAAAGTTCTAATCTATTATTTTTTAAATAGAAAAATTGCCCTGATATATTATTGCACCAAAGTTGATTTTGATTGTCTAATTTCAAACCAAAAACAGAAAGTCCTCTTTTTTCTTTATTGGAATACGAAACATATTCTTTTCCGTCAAAACGATACAAACCTTTGTCAGCTGCTAACCATATAAAACCATTAGAATCTTCTAAAATATCATAAAACTCCACATCTGGCAAACCTTCTTTTTCGGTTAACTTTATAGAAATAGGATCTTGGGCAAACAATATGTTTACCGTTAAAAATACAAAAAGGCTATATGAAAGTAAGGTTTTCAACTATTCAAAAATAGAACTTTGAAATGAGATAGTGTTATAGTATTTCTGAAAACCGCTTTTGACTTGCTAAATTAGTTACTTTCAATTAAAATTCTTCTTTTTAATTCTTCTCCATGTTGATCGACAACCGTTATAATATAGGTTCCTGAGGTTGCAAGTATTTGCTTTTCATGGAACGTTTTGGTGCTTCCTAAATATTTATCATCCAAATACCAAAAAAGCTCAGCTTCAGTCTCAGAATGAGCAACTTTTACAATTACAGGTTGTAATTTACCATCAAAATCTTTAGTCAAGACAATCTTTGTATTCGCATTTGGATAAATAAATTCCATCTTTCTCCCTTGATTCACCGCTACACAACCAGGTTTATAATTTGGCAAAGGTAGGTAGTTAACATTCTTACTTTTATAATATAATTC is a genomic window of Flavobacterium jumunjinense containing:
- a CDS encoding LytR/AlgR family response regulator transcription factor, producing MKAIIIDDEPKARNLLEILIKENTTKIDAIFQAEDLLSGVQLIKEHCPQIVFLDIEMPEHSGLEILDFVNKDELNFEIIFTTAYSEYAIKAFQLSAIDYLLKPLRAETVKEAVEKAIQQIGKSEISTKLEELKRSLKSANFNKIGLPFSDGFKFVNFDDIILFEADGMYTKVSTTKETELLVCKPLKHFVEVLELQSNFYKPHRSYLINLKYIKEYIKKDGGYIIMDNDKSVSISNEKKEEFLTIVQNIG
- a CDS encoding sensor histidine kinase, whose translation is MFAQDPISIKLTEKEGLPDVEFYDILEDSNGFIWLAADKGLYRFDGKEYVSYSNKEKRGLSVFGLKLDNQNQLWCNNISGQFFYLKNNRLELFLDLKNELKGELAEFLFLGNRLFIFSSATLFSVNLKTKKRERIVVPSDSKYPIIRAPYQLNDRIFFTVDDSVFTISKANTISKLNYNTDTFGSNVIPKFFIYQEEFYLSLYDNISNENQFFKIQESSLVAIAFPDELKNNRIISVSQKDKDLWLCTSTGIVIVNKNKSQIALKDVVFRDDFITKSIVDENKTVWVSTLNNGIYIIPSLQIKSYKNVVSNEVVSAVEKISISKIAIGTTKGNLFVLDLKTGLKDKVEIKNKRKISALLFLKEENTLLISTEGSGFSYCLISKKLVPLQSLNNAKDLQQIANTNQIIYAGFDRATVLKFENNALLKVKDLNYSRAYRSFSENSNTEIFVSYVDNLVVYDSLFLPKVLKFNNKSITAKDICQTANNIVWIATFSEGILGYKNNKFVHKLDLTNGLKSNIIQEIKSDSNDLWIVTDKGIQIFDSNSNVFKSSSINNSSIGNIKGVIVDDKSILLASQESVFIIDKNIVPKSYRSKEVYIKTITINEKDTIVQANYTLPYDKNRIKITFHVNGYYPEDELLFEYRLLGLSDEWILLDRNLNFVNFTSLPSKEYIFEIRAKSSNGTKYISEKISFQINQPYWKKWWFVLSIVLVAFGLIIFFYRNKLAVKEKEKELALKNAKFENELAILKLENLKSQMNPHFIFNALNSIQEYIVLNQKNLASSYLAKFADLIRAYLDHSSKGYISLREEIECLNIYLELEKLRFEDKFTYKIISLESNEDVKIPTMLIQPYVENAIKHGLLHKKTDRVLEIFFEILKEEQMLKCIVLDNGVGRNKAAQLRNNKHQSFATKANQNRLELLNFGKEIKIGVTIEDLANENKEPIGTKVTLLIPILK